From the Lolium rigidum isolate FL_2022 chromosome 2, APGP_CSIRO_Lrig_0.1, whole genome shotgun sequence genome, one window contains:
- the LOC124688451 gene encoding homeobox-leucine zipper protein ROC8-like has product MEFGDDLMPGSDAHRRKKRYHRHTPRQIQQLEAMFKECPHPDENQRMHLSRELSLEPRQIKFWFQNRRTQMKAQHERADNCFLRAENDKIRCENIAMREALKNVICPTCGGPHSGADDYFDEHKLRMENAHLKEELDRVSSLTSKYLGRPITQMPSMHQPLSMSSLELSVGGLGSPVSALGPSLDLDPFSGGGSSSFQLPAPVSEMERPMMAEMATRAMDELIRLAQAGEHLWAKAAGGREVLNVDTYDSVFAKPGSSAFRGPDVHVEGSRDSCLVLSSAVGLVDVFMDSSKWTEFFPTIVATARTVDVLVNGMAGRSESLVLMYEELHVMTPVVPTRELCFLRYCRQIEQGLWAIADVSVDLQRDTRYGAPPPRSRRLPSGCLIADMSNGYSKVTWVEHMETEDKVPINMLYRDLVASGAAFGAHRWLAALQRACERHACLVAPPLGRDIAVAGVTAEGRRSMMRLSQRMVGSFCASLSASQLHRWTTLSGPGAGSDDAAGVRVMVHRSTDPGQPSGVVLSAATSIWLPVSCERVFAFVRDENTRSQWDVLSHGNPVQEVSRIPNGSHPGNSISLLRGLNASQNSMLILQESCADATGSLVVYAPIDLPAANVVMSGEDPSAIPLLPSGFTIVPDGRGSAGSVVTVAFQILVSSLPSSRLNAESVATVNSLISTTVEQIKAALNCGSRH; this is encoded by the exons ATGGAATTCGGTGACGACCTCATGCCGGGCTCCGACGCCCACCGCCGGAAGAAGCGCTACCACCGCCACACGCCCCGCCAGATTCAGCAGCTCGAGGC GATGTTCAAGGAGtgcccgcacccggacgagaaccAGAGGATGCACCTCAGCCGGGAGCTGTCCCTCGAGCCCAGGCAGATCAAGTTCTGGTTCCAGAACCGCAGGACGCAGATGAAG GCGCAGCACGAGCGCGCCGACAACTGCTTCCTCCGCGCCGAGAACGACAAGATCCGCTGCGAGAACATCGCCATGCGCGAGGCACTCAAGAACGTCATCTGTCCCACCTGCGGCGGCCCGCACTCCGGCGCCGACGACTACTTCGACGAGCACAAGCTCCGGATGGAGAACGCGCACCTCAAGGAAGAG CTTGACCGCGTGTCGAGCCTGACGTCCAAGTACCTGGGGCGGCCCATCACGCAGATGCCGTCCATGCACCAGCCGCTGTCCATGTCCTCGCTCGAGCTCTCCGTCGGCGGGCTCGGCAGCCCGGTGTCGGCGCTCGGCCCGTCGCTCGACCTGGACCCGTTCAGCGGTGGCGGCTCGTCGTCGTTCCAGCTGCCGGCGCCCGTGTCCGAGATGGAGCGGCCGATGATGGCCGAGATGGCCACGCGCGCCATGGACGAGCTCATCAGGCTCGCACAGGCCGGCGAGCACCTCTGGGCcaaggcggccggcggccgggagGTGCTCAACGTCGACACCTACGACAGCGTCTTCGCCAAGCCCGGGAGCAGCGCGTTCCGCGGTCCCGACGTGCACGTCGAGGGCTCCCGCGACTCCTGCCTCGTCCTCTCCAGCGCCGTCGGCCTCGTCGACGTCTTCATGGACTCG AGCAAGTGGACGGAGTTCTTCCCTACCATCGTGGCCACGGCGCGCACGGTGGACGTCCTCGTGAACGGCATGGCTGGCCGGAGCGAGTCGCTGGTGCTG ATGTACGAGGAACTGCACGTGATGACGCCGGTGGTGCCGACGCGCGAGCTCTGCTTCCTCCGCTACTGCCGGCAGATCGAGCAGGGCCTGTGGGCGATCGCCGACGTGTCCGTGGACCTGCAACGTGACACACGCTACGGAGCGcccccgccccgctcccgccgtCTCCCCTCCGGCTGCCTCATCGCCGACATGTCGAACGGATACTCCAAGGTGACCTGGGTCGAACACATGGAGACGGAGGACAAGGTGCCCATTAACATGCTCTACCGCGACCTGGTCGCGAGCGGCGCGGCGTTCGGGGCGCACCGGTGGCTGGCAGCGCTGCAGAGGGCGTGCGAGCGGCACGCGTGCCTCGTGGCGCCGCCGCTCGGCCGGGACATCGCCGTGGCCGGGGTGACGGCGGAGGGCAGGAGGAGCATGATGAGGCTGTCGCAGCGGATGGTGGGCAGCTTCTGCGCGAGCCTGAGCGCGTCGCAGCTGCACCGGTGGACGACGCTGTCGGGGCCGGGAGCCGGGTCGGACGACGCGGCGGGCGTGCGCGTCATGGTGCACCGCAGCACGGACCCCGGGCAGCCCAGCGGCGTGGTGCTCAGCGCCGCCACCTCCATCTGGCTTCCCGTCTCGTGCGAGCGCGTGTTCGCGTTCGTGCGCGACGAGAACACACGCTCCCAGTGGGACGTGCTCTCGCACGGCAACCCTGTGCAGGAGGTGTCGCGCATCCCCAACGGCTCCCACCCCGGCAACTCCATCTCTTTGCTCAGA GGCCTGAACGCGAGCCAGAACAGCATGCTGATCCTGCAGGAGAGCTGCGCGGACGCGACGGGGTCGCTGGTGGTGTACGCGCCGATCGACCTGCCGGCGGCGAACGTGGTGATGAGCGGGGAGGACCCGTCGGCGATCCCGCTGTTGCCGTCGGGGTTCACCATCGTGCCCGACGGCCGCGGGTCGGCGGGGTCGGTGGTGACGGTGGCGTTCCAGATCCTGGTGAGCAGCCTGCCGTCGTCGCGGCTGAACGCGGAGTCGGTGGCGACTGTGAACAGCCTGATCAGCACCACCGTGGAGCAGATCAAGGCGGCCTTGAATTGCGGCAGCCGCCATTAA